From the genome of Desulfovibrio sp. JY:
CGGTGAGCCCTTCGAGCTGGAGCAGGTAGGCCTGGTCGGCGGACAGGGCGTAGTGGAAGAAGCGGGGCAGGGCCACGTCCATGACGGGGTTCATGCGGTAGGCCCCGATGGCCGCGCCGGTACGGCCGTTATGGAGCGTCCAGGCGTTGACGCCGCTGGCCTGGTAGACGCAGGCGTCGTCCATGGCGCAAAGGGGCTGGTTTCCGGTCCAGACCGAAGCTTCGGCGTCGTCTTCCCGGGCCACGTAGACGCGCACCGTGCCGTCCGCGTCGTGGGTCATGACCACGTGGTGCCACAGCCCGTATTCCAGGGGATCGGTCAGGGCCGGGGCGAAGCCGAACTGGCTTTCGAAGTTGGACAGCCGCGCCCCGAGCAGCCGGTTGCCGTTGTAGACAAAGAGCCCGGCCGCCTGGAGGCCGAGGATGAAGCCGTGGGGATAGGGGTAGGCGTGGCCCGCCGCGTCGCGGTATACGTCGCCGGTTAGAGGCGGCGCGTCCGGGCAGGCCGTGGCCGAGCGTTTGGCCCCGGCGAGTTCCTCGGTCTGGCTGGTGAAGTCCGAGTTCCAGGGCGACCAGGGATAGGTGACGATTTCCGACCAGCCGGGGTGCAGATGCGGCGAACAAAACCCCAACACCGGGGAAATGCTGCCCGGGCAGTCCCAGGTGAAGTCCGAGCCGTCCCCGCTTTGCAGGAAATAAGCGCGGAAGGGGTTGCGCACGCCCCTGTCGTCGTAGGTGTAGTCGTACTCCAGGGGCTCGCGTAAGCGCATCAGGCAGCTGACGGAAAACGGCACGTTGTCGGGAATGTGGCCCCGGCCGAAAAGCAGGCCCGAGGCCGCGCCGCCGGGGAGCGCGAACACGCCCGGATCGCGCGCGATGCCGGCTTGTGGCAGGCCCTCGGGCGCGGCCAGCCCGGCTTGCGCGGGCGCGAGGACGGTGACGTCGTTGCCGAGCCCCAGGGACCAGCCGGCCAGGTCGCCGTCGGTGACGGCATTTTGCAGGCTGGTCATCCCCTCGTAGCGGGCCAGGCAGTCCGGGATGGCGAAAAATTCGCCTTCCCTCTCCGGGCGCGGCCGGAGCGGGGGGCGTTCGCCCGCCCGGGAGATTCTGTGGCGCGGGGCCACGATGTCCACCCGGTCGAGGCTCCCGGTGCGGCCGCACACGATGGTTTCGCCGCCGGGGAGGCGCAGGACGCGGGAATAGACCGGCAGGTCGAACACGTTTTCCCGGTCCATGACCGCAAGCTCCCGGAGCGCCTGGCCACGCAGCCCGGCCAGCGTTGCGGCGTCGCCGTCGTAGCGCAGGCGCGCCGTGGGACGGAAATCGCGGTTCACGCCAGCCTCCGGTCCAAGGGCAGGGCGACGAGGGTGACGGCCCCGAGATCGAACGCGCCCCGGGCGCGGCTTGCGATCTCCGCCTGCCAGTGCTCGCCGCGTCCCCGGCCGAGCCGGGCCACCGTACGGCCGGGGAGCCCCCCGCTTCCGGCCGGTCCGGCCACGCCTTCCAGCTTCGAGCCGTCCGAGCTGGCGGCGGAAACGACGGTCTCGCCGTCGATACGCCCTTCGAGGACAAGGCCGAGCAGCCGCTTGGGGCCGGGCTGGCCGCAGTCGGTTGCCGGCAGAGTCAGGCGCGCGGCAATGGGCGCGCCGTCGTCGGTGTCGCCGCCGATCCGGCAGAGTCGCTTGCCGTCGGAGAACACGACCGCTTCGCCGTGGCGGCAGGCGGCAACGACCGGCAGGCCGGCCAGGCTCGTTATCGCGCCGCTGTCCAGTTCCAGGGAAAAACCGATGGTCGTCATCACCACTCCTCGCCGACGGCGGCGTCACAGGGACAGGTAACAAGGGCTGCGTTGCCGGGCCTGGCCAGGCCGCGCGCGCCAAGGGCCGCCGCCTGGAGCATGGCCTGCACGATGGCGATTTCCCGGCCCTCGGCCGAAGCGTCCGGCACGGGCAGGGACAATCCGCCCGGGGCCAGGGAACCGGGCGTGCCGTCGGCGGCGCAGCGCGGCCGGGGCAGCAGGCAAAGAGCCCTGGCGACGCGTCCCGCCTCGCCACGGCCCAGGTTGCGCCACAGGGGCATGGTGACATGCCCCGCGACCAGCACGCCCGCCTTGGCCGCACCCGTGCTTCGTGTCCGGCCAAGACGCATGGCCGCCGTCGCGCCGCCGCCCGCCTGGGCGGCAATTTCGGGAACCTGCGGGACAAGACGGGCCCTGCCGCCGCAAGCCGCTTCAAGGATGGCGTCCGGGAAGGTCATGGCGGCCAGGACCGAACCGGCCGAGCCGGATGCGGTTGGATGCGGGATGCGGCAGGAACCGCCTGCGCCCGCGCGTCCCTGGCAACGTGCCCAGCCGGACGGGACGTGAAGGGACGCCTGGCCGCCAAGCGCGCCCGAAGCGTCCAGGACGGCGGCCGGAAGCGCCACCGCGTCGGCCATGGCCCGGGCGAAAAAGACCGCCGCGTCCTGGCGCACCGTGAAAAAGGAGCCGGCCGTCAAGGCGTAGTCCACCACGGCGTAGTAGGCCGACACGCCAAGCACGGGCAGGCCGGCGACCGCGCCCTGGGCCGCGCCGCAGGTCCAGTCGAGGGCCACCCAGCGGCCGTCGGACACCCGGCGGTAGCCCACCCAGCTGTGCCCCTCGCGGTCGATGCCCACCCGGCCGAAGGCCGTGACCAGCCGGTCGGCCGGTGCGCCGGCGGCCAGCAGCAGGGCATGGAGCAGGATGGCCCCGTCCTCGCAGTCGCCGCAGCCCCGGAAGTAGGTGCCCAGGGCGCAGTTCCAGATATCCGTGTCGTCGTCGCCATCGGCCGCGTAGGTGATGCGCCGGGCCACGGCCGCGAGCATGGCCCCGGCCAGGGCGTCCCAGCCCACCGACGCATCCGCCAGCGACGCGGCCACGGCGGCCAGTTCGGGATCGTTTCGGCAGAGCAGGGCGACCACGGCGGCGGACCCGGCCTGGCTGGTCACGGGGCTGTCCAGGCCGCACAGGTAGGCGTGGACGGCGAGGACCGGCAGTGTCGTCGCGCCGGAACCCGTGCGCGCGGAAGCGCCGTCCAGGCCGTAGGCGGCTATGGCCGGAAGCGCTGTCTCCCCGCAGGCTCCGGCAAGGCCCAGGCCGAAAAGGGCGGTGAGCGTCGCCTGGGCCTTGCGGGCCAGGCTGGCTTGTCCGGCGATTTCCGGGATCGGCAGGGCACTTTGCCCCCAGGCCGGACGCCAGCCGTCGGTCGTCGCCAGGGCGGCCAGTCCGGTCAGGGACACTCCTGCGGCCGGCAGCCAGTCGCCCGAGGCGGCGATTTCCGGGATCGGCAGGGGGATGCCGTCGGCGGCGGTGACCACGCCGCAGGTGCCGGTCCCCGCAACATCCCACTGAAGGGCGGCCAGTCCCGAGGCGGTGAGGTGTTCTTCCTCCACGGCCTCCATGGTCAGCAGGTACTGTTCAAGAGAGGGCATGGCGCCTCCCCGGCAGTTCGAGCCGCACACGCACTCCGGCAAAGGGGTTGTGCCGCGCGCTTTGCTCCGGCGCGCAGCCGGCGGAGGACGATTCCGCGTCGCGCAGGTCCTGGAAGGGCCGGGGAAGCAGGGGCGGCACGGGCCTGCTTGTCGCGCCGGCATCCGGTGCTTCCGGTATCTCCGGTAGAGGGGTCAGCATGGGCGTCACCTTCGGGAAAAAAGATTGTCGGCGGACTTAGAACGTGCCGTAGAGCACGAGTTCGGACACGAGGTAGGTGCCGTAGATGTCCGGCTTGAAGTCCGAAATCACCATGCGGTAGGCCAGGAAATAGTGGCTGTCGGGGATGTCCATGCGGTCGGACAGGAACACGGCCGGGTCCCACCAGGAGCAGTCCTCGTCGTCGTAGGGGCTATCGTAGACCATGCGCATTCCGGTGAAGTCCTTCATGTCCAGAAGCGTGGTCCAGTTGGCCTCGTCGTTGGAGCCTTCCAGGGTGAAGCTGGTGGGATTGGCGCAGGGCCCGGAGCCGCAGGGGCAGTAGATGCGTTCGTCGGACACGCTGCAGGCGAATTGGAAGCCCGTGACTCTGAGCGGCTCGGTGAAGCGCGCGCCGACGTATTCGGGCACGGCGTTTTTCGGGTTGGGCCGCCAGCAGCCGTTGATCATATCGCCCTGGCCGATCATCTGGTTGCGCACGGACCAGGGCTCGTACGCGCCGTTGGTGGAGTAGAAGACTTCGCCCGAGGTGCGCACCACGCGGTCCTCGTCGGCCGGGACGTGGCCGAAGACGTCGTTGAAACGGCGCACGAAAAGCAGGTCCCGGTAAAGCTCCGGCGCGGTGGCGTCGGGCGCGACCATGGTGACGGCATCGCCCGAGCGGCTGTAGATGGAGACGGATTCCATGGCGTTTTCCTACAGTTGGAGGGCGACGTCGCCGCCGAGTTGCAAGGTGCCGGTCACCACGATGCCGCCTGCCGGCATGTCGCCGCGATACCAGACCACGCTGGTCCGGCCCGTGCCGTCGTCGTCCTGGAGATAGACGGCGTCCGGCGCGGCAAGAGGTTCCGACAGGTCGGTCGCCGCCGGGATCAGCGTGTCCCAGACGTCCACGGTTTCGAAGGAGCGGTACACGCCCGTGGCCTCGATCCGGATGCCCTTGACCAGGGCCAGGGCGTAGCGGGTGGCGTCCGCGTCCGGCAGGTAGAACCGGCCGTAGCCGTAATGGGCCAGCTTGAGCGAGAAATCGTCGTCGTCGCCGGTGTCGGAATAGATGGTTTCCAGCGTCGGCAGGGGCTCGCCGGGGGTGAGGCTCCCGGAGAGCACGCCGCTCCGAGGCGTCCGGGACAGGGTGACCCGGCTGCCGTAGGAATAGGGCGTGGCCCGGGCCGTGTCGAAGGCCTGGCCGCAGGTCACGCGGATGCGGGCGGGGAAGCCTTCGAAGCGGCAGTGCATGGAGAGCGGATAGATGTCGGACATGATCCCTTCCCCGCCGGCATGGTGCCGGGTTTCATCTTCTTTGGTTTGATTCGGTCATCTGGTGGTTGGCCGGGGGGCGGGGTGTGGCGGCCGCGTGCGGCGCATATTTGAAGAATACGCCTTCGCGCCCGCTCCACCCCGCCCCCCGGCCCAGGCCACAAGTCCCATGATCGGGAGCGGTTCCCGGCCTGGTCACCTTCCACTGACACTGGCCCTCCGCCCCATGTTCGGGAGCGATTTCCGGCCGGATCACCTCTCACCGGCAATCGGCCTTGCAATCCACGCCTCGAAGCAATCCTTGTCCGGTCATCACGGGCGCGAAGACGAGACTTCCCGCGCATACGGGTGGACAGCGGCTTGGGTCTCTCGTTTTGTCCCTCCCGGTCGGGAGCCCTATGGCTTCTCTCCGACTTCGAGGCCGTGAAGTTATGGAATCTCCTCTGAAAGTTTTTGAGGGTAGGGGGTCCGGGGGGAGGGAACTTTTTTCAAAAAGTTCCCTCCCCCCGGTTCCTCCCTCCACCTCCCTACGAGGCCGGCATGGTGACGACGAAGCTGTCGATGGTGGTGGTGGCGCCTGCGGTGATGGCGGTGCTCGACATGTTGAGCTGGGCTCCGGAGGTGGAGACCGAGCCGTCGAAGCGGGCGTGGCTGGTATCCGATCCGGTGGTCATGTCGTTGGCGTAGAAGCGGAACCAGCCGGCGGTGCCGGTGGACGCGGCCGCGCCGGACCAGACTTCGGAGGAGGCCTTGGCGCAGGAGCCGCCGGAGGGGGCGGCGAAGTTGAGGCCGTTTGTGGCCGTGCCGGCGGTGAAGGTTCCGGAGGAGACGGTGATCTCCAGGAGAGGGGAAACGCTTTCGCCGTCGTCGGCGCTGGAGGGCTGCACGCCCGGGAAGATGCGGATCACGCCGTTTTGCATGATGGTCTTGAAACCTTCGGTGCCGAGCAGCTTGTTGCGAAGACCGGTGGAGAGACGCAGGGCCATAGGTGGCGCTCCTTTGTGTTGTTGCTAGGCGTTGATGAAGAGGCGGTAGCGGCGGTTTGTGGCCACGGCGCAGGCCTTGCCCGGCGGGATGGCGGCCGCGGCCAGGCGCGTGACCCGGCCGTCGGCGTCGCCCCGGTAGACGCCGTCCGTCCCGGCCCAAAGGGCCGCGTCGCCGGAGAGCGTCTGCCCGGCCACGGTTTCGTTGTGGCCGGATTCCAGGGCGACGTCGCTGCCGGGCAGGGGCGGCGTGGGGCAGACCCGCTTGAAGAACATGGCCTTTTTCGGGTCGTGCCCGGCGGCGAAAGCCACGCCGGCGTCGTCGCCGATGTAGAGCCCGCCGCCGACGGCGCGCAGGAACCGCACATGGCCGGTGGCCGGGGGCAGGAATCCGGCCGCGCCGTCCACCCAGTCGAAGAGTCCGGCTCCTTCGGTAAAGCGCACCAGATTGCCGGAGGCGATCCAGATGCGGCCGGCAAAGTGGGCCAGATGCTCGCCGGGCGGCGGCGGGACGAAGCGGCCGGAGCGGTCCGGGCCGGGATAGGTCCCCCCGCCCCAGGGCAGGGCTGTGCCGTCGCGGAGGCGGCCGGTTTCGAAGCCGTTGGTGAAGTAGACCGTGTCGCCGACGACGAGGAAGACGACGCGGCCTTCGGGGGTGAGGCCGCCGCGCAAAAGGCGTGGCTCGCCCTGGCCCGGGATCAGCCAGATGCCGCCGTCGCGCGCGCCGTAGAGGTTCGCGCCGTCGGAGAAAAGCGTCGCGAACCCCGCTTCCCCGATGGCCGCGTAGCCTGGACGGCGGCGGATGCGGCCGGCGGCGACCTCGACGTTGACGGCCCGGGCCAGTTCGAAGCGGCCGGTGTCCGGTTCGCAGACCAGGGACAAGGGCGAGCCCGACTGGCCAAGGCCCAGGCAACGGGTGAGCCGCATGTCCTTGCTCACGGCCAATCCTCCCCGAAGACCGGCAGACCGCCGTCCCAGGGGCCGGGAATATCGGCCGGCTCGTCCTGGATGACGGCCGGGCCGGTCAGGGCGACCAGTTCCGCCAGGGCCGCCTCGAAGCGCCGGGCATAGGCCGTGGCCTGGGGCTTTTTGCCGTCGGCCCCTTCCTCCAGGCGTTCGAAGATCTCCCGGCAGGCGAAGCTGACCAGAAGCGGTCCGGCCAGATGCGGCGGGAGACAATCCGGCTTGTCGGACAGGGCGACCAGTGGATCGGGCAGGCGGTAGTAGCCGACGGTCAGCTCCGCGTCGGCGGTCGGCGCGGGCCGGGCGTAGAGTCTTCCGGCTCCGGCGGCCACGCAGCGGATGTGCCCGTGCGCGCCGAAGCGGATCTCCCGCCGAAGCGAAGCCAGGTCCGGCGCCACCCGGACCCGGCCACGCCCGGGGAGGAGGAAGGCATAAACGGGACCGTGCTGCATATCCGCCGGCAGCGCGGCATGCCCCTGTCCCGCCGGGAAGGGGAGTTGCGCCTCGGCGGCGAGCCCCGGCAGACGGGCGGCTGCGGCGGCGGCCATAAGCCCGCGCCCGAGTGCCCGCAGGATTTCGCTCTCGCCGACCGCCGGATCACCGACGATGCTGGCCACCTCGGCCATAAGCCCGGCCACGGTGTCGGGGCAGGCGTTTTTTTGTGCTTCGGCCGCGGCCCGGGGCAGGGAGAGTTGCGCTTGCGCCATCACATCCTCCAGAGTCGTCTCTTGCGCGCGGGGGCTAGTCCAGGGTCAGAAAGCAGGGCTGGCACAGCCCGGCGGTGAAGGCCGCGCCAAAGGCCACGCCGGCCACGGGCTGGTCGGTGTCCAGGGTGGCGTTCATGGCGGTGAGGCTGCCGGCCGTGGCCCCGGGCACCAGCATGCTGCCCACTTCGGCCGTGCCGCCGGCCAGGCAGCAGCCCACGCCGCCGGTCTGGGCGAAGTAGTAGTGCCCGGCCGGAACGTCGCAGGGCGTGACCCCCGCCGGCAGGTTCTCCTCGGTGGCCGAGGCCGTGACCCCGGCCCAGGGCGAAGGCACGAGGGACACCTTGGATGCGGCGGTGAGCGCGCCGCGCACGGGCTCGGCCAGGGTGAGGATCACCGTGCCCGAGGCGGGGCAGGCGGTGTTGGAGAGGATGCGG
Proteins encoded in this window:
- a CDS encoding transglutaminase; protein product: MPSLEQYLLTMEAVEEEHLTASGLAALQWDVAGTGTCGVVTAADGIPLPIPEIAASGDWLPAAGVSLTGLAALATTDGWRPAWGQSALPIPEIAGQASLARKAQATLTALFGLGLAGACGETALPAIAAYGLDGASARTGSGATTLPVLAVHAYLCGLDSPVTSQAGSAAVVALLCRNDPELAAVAASLADASVGWDALAGAMLAAVARRITYAADGDDDTDIWNCALGTYFRGCGDCEDGAILLHALLLAAGAPADRLVTAFGRVGIDREGHSWVGYRRVSDGRWVALDWTCGAAQGAVAGLPVLGVSAYYAVVDYALTAGSFFTVRQDAAVFFARAMADAVALPAAVLDASGALGGQASLHVPSGWARCQGRAGAGGSCRIPHPTASGSAGSVLAAMTFPDAILEAACGGRARLVPQVPEIAAQAGGGATAAMRLGRTRSTGAAKAGVLVAGHVTMPLWRNLGRGEAGRVARALCLLPRPRCAADGTPGSLAPGGLSLPVPDASAEGREIAIVQAMLQAAALGARGLARPGNAALVTCPCDAAVGEEW